The Clostridioides sp. ES-S-0010-02 genome window below encodes:
- a CDS encoding glucosaminidase domain-containing protein, protein MKNKKFIIAILIIIVGIGVLVKEYSIKEINKADIDVSKYIEYADLASENNAQVNWKYVASIIAVLNKNKLEKVNDSQIKEISDLFVKDFSKNNKVENLSSVLDELKFNNKQKRLVNDYIEDLKDYGIKPERLKSDTQYMKFINEIETSAIQNYKNYKILPSITIAQAIIESSWGKSSLAKEYNNLFGIKADAYWKGKSVTLETKEHLDTIIDDKFRIYDDKSESIKDHAEFLATNKRYKANGVFDAKTYIYQAKALEKAGYSTAKDESGSNIYAERLIELIQQYNLQLIDSEIQSKL, encoded by the coding sequence ATGAAGAATAAGAAGTTCATTATAGCAATACTGATAATAATAGTTGGAATAGGTGTGTTAGTAAAAGAATATTCAATTAAAGAGATAAATAAGGCTGATATAGATGTTAGTAAGTATATAGAATATGCTGATTTAGCAAGTGAAAATAATGCACAAGTTAATTGGAAGTATGTAGCTTCTATCATTGCTGTATTAAATAAAAATAAGTTAGAAAAAGTTAATGATTCACAAATAAAAGAAATATCAGATTTATTTGTTAAAGATTTTTCTAAAAATAATAAAGTAGAAAATTTAAGTAGTGTTTTAGATGAGTTGAAATTTAATAATAAACAAAAAAGATTGGTTAATGATTATATAGAGGACCTTAAAGATTATGGAATAAAGCCAGAAAGATTAAAATCTGATACACAATATATGAAATTTATTAATGAGATTGAAACATCTGCTATACAAAACTATAAAAATTATAAAATATTGCCATCTATAACCATTGCACAAGCAATAATTGAATCTAGTTGGGGTAAATCAAGTTTAGCAAAAGAGTATAATAACTTATTTGGTATAAAGGCTGATGCCTATTGGAAAGGAAAATCAGTTACTTTAGAAACAAAAGAACATTTAGATACAATTATAGATGATAAATTTAGAATATATGATGATAAAAGTGAATCTATAAAAGACCATGCAGAATTTTTAGCTACAAATAAAAGATATAAAGCCAATGGTGTATTTGATGCAAAAACATATATCTATCAAGCTAAAGCATTAGAAAAAGCAGGTTATAGCACTGCAAAAGATGAAAGTGGAAGTAACATATATGCAGAACGTCTAATAGAATTAATTCAACAATATAATCTTCAATTAATAGATAGTGAAATTCAAAGTAAATTGTAA